A single window of Flavobacterium aestivum DNA harbors:
- a CDS encoding beta-galactosidase, whose product MNKPIPSIAKLLFVLLLTCNLSLVFAQEKKAQRFFSKPDLMQIGVYYYPEQWPKEQWERDLNNIKKLGFEFTHFAEFAWSFMEPEEGKYDFKWLDESLALAEKAGLKVILCTPTPTPPAWMGEKYPEIYLVDVTGRRREHGNRANQSVSNEKYREFVSKIVTELAKRYGKNKNIMGWQVDNEPGAPDDFSPSAQKGFRNWLKAKYGTIENLNKEWVANFWSIRYNNFEQITIPNAEIYTEDKLSPHAVLDFKRFTADSQAEYLNIQAEILRKYIDPKQWITTNYTNVVYGADPRRTDKMDFVTYTMYPVSGKNPLGGNSFRMGSPTKISEANDYYRSINGVTGVMEMQPGQVNWASINPQLLPGTVHMWLTNAFGGGCSFACTYRYRHPLGSSEMYHDGIVGTDGLTLSRGGKEFVQSIQDMKLLRKEYNPKAVMPKEIAQRKTGFLWSHENLWDLENQKQTEAWSTWRHRNTYTTAVKSTGAPMDFITEEDDFSAYPFILAPAYQLIDQKLVDKWTKYVENGGNLILTCRTGQKDKNGHFFEANWSAPIVPLIGADVEFFDMLAADVNGTIKAGNNDYEWNTWADILNPKQGTEVLATYSDQFYKDKAAVTTRRLGKGTITYIGVESKDGKLERQIVRSIYEKAKVAIEDLPKGVTIEWRDGFYVAVNYTNESINLPIPQGSQILVGQNPLQPAQAVVWK is encoded by the coding sequence ATGAACAAGCCAATTCCCTCCATTGCCAAACTTCTATTCGTACTTTTACTAACCTGTAATTTATCCCTTGTATTTGCACAAGAAAAAAAAGCACAACGCTTTTTTTCAAAACCTGATTTAATGCAAATCGGTGTGTATTATTATCCCGAACAATGGCCTAAGGAACAATGGGAGCGAGATTTAAATAACATCAAAAAATTAGGATTTGAATTTACCCATTTTGCAGAGTTTGCTTGGAGTTTTATGGAACCTGAAGAGGGAAAATATGATTTCAAATGGCTTGACGAATCATTGGCTCTTGCCGAGAAAGCGGGTCTAAAAGTAATTCTTTGTACTCCTACTCCAACTCCTCCAGCATGGATGGGTGAAAAATATCCAGAAATATACTTGGTAGATGTTACAGGGCGTAGGAGAGAACATGGCAATAGAGCAAATCAATCAGTTTCTAACGAGAAGTACCGGGAATTTGTGTCGAAAATTGTCACCGAACTGGCAAAAAGATACGGAAAAAACAAAAATATTATGGGTTGGCAGGTCGACAACGAACCAGGAGCTCCTGATGATTTTAGTCCATCAGCGCAAAAAGGATTCAGAAATTGGCTTAAAGCCAAATATGGAACTATCGAGAACCTGAATAAAGAATGGGTTGCCAATTTCTGGAGTATCCGATACAATAACTTTGAACAAATTACAATTCCAAATGCCGAGATTTATACCGAAGATAAATTAAGCCCACATGCTGTCTTAGACTTTAAACGATTTACTGCTGATTCTCAAGCAGAATATTTAAACATTCAGGCAGAAATATTAAGAAAGTACATTGATCCTAAACAATGGATTACCACCAATTATACCAATGTCGTTTATGGAGCCGATCCTAGAAGAACAGACAAGATGGATTTTGTTACTTATACCATGTATCCAGTTAGTGGTAAAAACCCTCTAGGCGGAAACAGCTTTAGAATGGGATCTCCCACTAAAATATCCGAAGCCAATGACTATTATAGATCCATAAATGGTGTAACTGGAGTTATGGAAATGCAACCCGGACAAGTAAACTGGGCATCAATTAACCCTCAGTTATTACCCGGAACAGTACATATGTGGCTAACAAATGCCTTTGGAGGCGGTTGCTCATTTGCCTGTACTTATCGATACAGACATCCGCTGGGAAGTAGTGAGATGTATCATGACGGAATTGTTGGAACCGATGGATTAACACTTTCCAGAGGAGGAAAAGAATTTGTACAATCTATTCAAGACATGAAATTACTTCGAAAAGAGTACAATCCAAAAGCGGTAATGCCAAAAGAAATTGCACAAAGAAAGACAGGTTTTTTGTGGAGTCACGAAAATCTTTGGGATTTAGAGAATCAGAAACAAACTGAAGCATGGAGCACTTGGAGACATCGTAACACCTATACAACTGCAGTAAAATCTACTGGAGCTCCAATGGATTTCATTACAGAAGAAGATGATTTCTCTGCCTATCCTTTTATTTTAGCACCAGCCTATCAGCTTATTGATCAAAAACTGGTAGACAAATGGACTAAATATGTTGAGAATGGGGGAAACCTAATCTTAACGTGCCGTACTGGACAAAAAGATAAAAATGGTCATTTTTTTGAAGCCAATTGGAGCGCTCCGATTGTTCCGTTAATAGGAGCCGATGTTGAGTTTTTTGATATGTTGGCAGCCGATGTAAACGGAACCATAAAAGCTGGTAACAATGATTATGAGTGGAATACTTGGGCTGACATCTTAAATCCGAAACAGGGAACCGAAGTTTTGGCCACTTACTCCGATCAATTTTACAAAGATAAAGCCGCAGTGACCACAAGGAGATTAGGCAAAGGAACCATTACTTACATTGGAGTAGAAAGCAAAGACGGGAAATTAGAGCGACAAATTGTTCGCTCAATCTATGAAAAAGCCAAGGTTGCTATTGAGGATTTACCAAAAGGAGTAACTATAGAGTGGAGAGATGGGTTTTATGTGGCGGTTAATTATACCAATGAGTCTATAAACTTGCCAATTCCTCAGGGAAGTCAAATTTTGGTAGGACAAAATCCTTTGCAGCCTGCTCAAGCCGTAGTTTGGAAATAA
- a CDS encoding aminotransferase class III-fold pyridoxal phosphate-dependent enzyme: MKFTETHIHQLAKEHYGLSATVKMLNGYDELNFLLTDTNNKKFILKVSDENQPYPFLDAQVKIIKHLSNSPLAENFQQFCINTQGDELTAILEDGKTYYLRILSFLDGTFWFEKKDKSIGLYQQLGNFLGTMDKSLQDFSHTAMHRRYTWDISNTSDAIDKLKYIKDPERRRIAGYFLLQFDTEVLPQIHTLRHAYVHNDANDYNILVGGENVTGLIDFGDMVYTALINNLAIACTYAMLNHEDPLTAASLIVKGYHNSYALTEQELDVLYYLIAARLCISVTQSAYNASLDSNNEHHFVTEKPAWDLLHQLIKINPIKAQDVFRKECGFEGVINKDNYSDLLGKRQKNIGRNLSIGYKENLKITKGALQYLYDDKGRTYVDCVNNPSHVGHCHPVVVRKMQKQIATLNTNTRYLSDTLIEYAEKLTATLPPSLSVCYFVNSGSEANDLAIRMSRHYTKQKDIIVLDHAYHGTSTVAMEMSPYKFDSKGGFGKMPWIHKAINPDMYRGPYKYGDENSGEKYAADVQRIIDELKKEDKAPAVFICETLLGVGGQIPLPKNYLKTVYSHVKKAGGVCIADEVQVGFGRVGDAFWGFELQDAVPDIVVLGKPIGNGHPLAAVVVTNEIADAFNNGMEYFNTFGGNPVSMATGLAVLDVIQEEGMQEHAKEVGNHLMNGLRELMQKYPIISDVRGHGLFIGAEMVKDRITMEPAIPEIDIVVEKMKEYGYLLSTDGPLHNVLKIKPPIPFNKQNADEMVQFLDIILNEVKIQK, encoded by the coding sequence ATGAAATTTACTGAAACACACATTCATCAACTAGCAAAAGAACACTACGGATTATCTGCTACAGTTAAAATGTTAAATGGATATGATGAATTAAATTTTCTTTTAACTGATACAAATAATAAAAAATTCATACTAAAGGTATCCGATGAGAATCAGCCTTATCCTTTCTTAGATGCACAGGTTAAAATCATTAAGCATTTATCAAATAGCCCTCTAGCAGAAAACTTTCAACAGTTTTGCATTAATACCCAAGGAGATGAATTGACTGCAATTTTAGAAGATGGAAAAACGTATTATCTACGTATTCTTAGTTTTCTTGATGGTACTTTCTGGTTTGAAAAAAAGGACAAATCAATTGGTTTATACCAGCAGTTAGGGAACTTTTTAGGAACTATGGATAAATCTCTTCAAGATTTTTCACATACGGCAATGCACCGTCGTTATACTTGGGATATCAGCAATACGAGCGACGCCATTGATAAATTAAAATATATAAAAGACCCTGAAAGAAGAAGAATAGCTGGATATTTCCTTTTGCAGTTTGATACCGAAGTACTCCCACAAATACACACACTACGTCACGCATATGTTCATAACGATGCCAATGATTATAATATATTAGTAGGAGGAGAAAATGTGACTGGTTTGATTGATTTTGGCGATATGGTTTATACCGCTCTGATTAATAACCTTGCCATAGCTTGTACCTATGCTATGCTTAACCATGAAGATCCTCTAACAGCTGCGTCATTAATCGTTAAGGGATATCATAATTCATATGCCCTTACTGAACAGGAGTTGGATGTATTGTATTATTTAATAGCCGCAAGACTTTGTATTAGTGTAACTCAATCCGCTTATAATGCTTCTTTAGACAGTAATAATGAACACCACTTTGTTACAGAAAAACCAGCTTGGGATTTATTACACCAACTCATTAAAATCAATCCTATCAAAGCTCAAGATGTATTTAGAAAAGAGTGTGGTTTTGAAGGAGTAATCAATAAAGACAATTATTCGGATTTACTAGGGAAACGTCAAAAAAACATCGGAAGGAACCTAAGCATTGGTTATAAAGAAAATTTAAAAATCACAAAAGGAGCACTTCAATATTTATACGATGATAAAGGAAGAACTTATGTAGACTGTGTAAACAATCCTTCGCATGTTGGTCATTGTCATCCTGTAGTAGTTCGCAAAATGCAAAAGCAAATCGCAACTCTTAACACCAATACAAGATATTTAAGCGATACCCTGATAGAATATGCCGAAAAGCTTACTGCTACTTTGCCTCCTTCATTAAGTGTTTGCTATTTTGTAAATTCCGGAAGTGAAGCCAATGATTTAGCCATACGAATGAGTCGTCATTATACAAAACAAAAAGACATCATTGTTTTAGACCATGCCTACCACGGAACCTCGACTGTGGCCATGGAAATGAGTCCGTATAAATTTGACAGTAAAGGCGGTTTTGGAAAAATGCCTTGGATTCACAAAGCTATCAATCCAGATATGTACAGAGGCCCTTATAAATATGGGGATGAAAATTCGGGCGAGAAATATGCAGCTGATGTGCAACGTATTATTGATGAATTAAAAAAAGAAGATAAAGCCCCTGCTGTTTTTATCTGCGAAACATTGTTGGGAGTTGGAGGACAAATTCCGTTACCAAAAAATTATTTAAAAACAGTTTACAGCCATGTCAAAAAAGCCGGTGGTGTTTGTATTGCCGATGAAGTACAAGTTGGCTTTGGTAGAGTTGGCGATGCTTTTTGGGGATTTGAACTTCAAGATGCAGTTCCAGACATAGTTGTATTAGGAAAACCAATTGGTAACGGGCATCCATTAGCTGCTGTAGTTGTAACCAATGAAATTGCCGATGCTTTTAATAATGGAATGGAATATTTCAACACCTTTGGAGGCAATCCGGTTTCTATGGCTACTGGCTTAGCAGTTTTAGATGTAATACAGGAAGAAGGAATGCAAGAACACGCTAAAGAAGTTGGTAATCACTTAATGAACGGATTAAGAGAGCTAATGCAAAAATACCCTATCATCAGTGATGTTAGAGGACATGGTTTATTCATTGGTGCCGAAATGGTAAAAGACAGAATTACGATGGAGCCTGCTATTCCTGAAATTGATATTGTTGTCGAAAAAATGAAAGAGTACGGCTATTTATTAAGTACTGATGGTCCATTACATAATGTGCTAAAAATAAAACCTCCAATCCCTTTCAACAAACAAAATGCAGATGAAATGGTTCAGTTTTTAGACATTATTTTGAATGAAGTAAAAATTCAGAAATAA
- a CDS encoding zinc-dependent metalloprotease produces the protein MKKFLHSLALCFLLSIQGIHAQELNDAFHSCNTKEANDLLLKNNPNSLKEHNAFNLFSKEYAKKLKTKKVAANTHYIIPVVFHVYGTSFNGKTVTLEKIKDALLRLNEDFKGLNDDFNTVEPFFQARRGTLDIEFRLAQIDPNGKCTTGVVFEKKKDGYGNPSGYNDQIQADAWDNYKYMNVYIQNELYADGRMNESGVCWYPDSGMSDNGLARCVYNGAYLGANTDKEFASVLTHEFGHFLNLIHTFDGGCTGTDEVDDTPIEDGLNKLGCTPGTNCSGDKVNIENYMGYNAAAGCSKMFTQGQVARMEAALQHPARRTLWAAQNLIDTGVTSAGSSLTADVTSFKEDVTNNGAFSSSSKITLNGTTFTKSTGTLTSGVDFTANLPAGLTAIITINTTTQATLTISGTATNHSVSNNTSGGITFLNPAITGGVSSMLCDDLSWSFKFRNPYGIYFVDINDPTVSTGSIGWTPFSIEKGDFPKFGAWIYDGKYLKVETYGKKLVTDVGTKNITPLGFNTAINASSNFTAPGSTPGQLDIRTPTYTVWDGKTNYIGFEYSIDGETCYGWFKAVVSADGSEYSILEYAYNTQPGGTIYTGTTDKIGLNASTNTFLEALSNDGSITQVCSFKLTTNNGTFVKNSGELTPNTDYTITGVPAGLTAKLNVISNNEVQLAFIGNATNHLKANNTSVTVTFLDPAITGGVGVLSSTGATIAIKFRDPYITKHEIVNEKVDPTHTWTKFSITANTDDPWYGIFIDKGNLKFETYTKSLVCEGSSLNITFIDENQTIGGNSNFVAGKAYPNLHNLRDVNYKSWDGRTGYIGFKFIMDGEPCYGWFKVKVNAKGTEYTLLEYFYNTKPYESVTTDPLPVNPLVHLYNKQDVIVEDVLINDGSFSTKIDISLLRNGGAFTKSSGNLVEGTDFTVAGLPAGLTASIKITSSSTAELSYTGKATANEQINGTTATVTFLNPAISGGVAVLDSNYFTTKFVFYNAYKIIEVDLPTPLTASAAKTWTKFSITADADNSEYGVFVQNGNLKLETYTKSIVCEGNSLNITLIGPNQRIDGSNNFVVGGNYLNLHNLRDTNYKAWDGKTGYIGFRYAKDGFYHYGYFVATVSADGLSYSITKYAYNTAPTAPITTPQSGAVKMTNTPAAITEDKLTNDGIFSTTIAVQLTTSGGTFTKSSGNLVEGTDFTVAGLPAGLTASISIVNNTTAEVRYIGKATAHEVANASTATITFLNPAITGGVAVLESKSFTTGFTFINAYNVVKVDLPNPIIVSATNASGSFKITADVDANDNEFALFYAADGLKFLTNKGLVSELGTSKISYVGTSREIGGTNNWNPSGTAVISNPGYNSWNGKAGFIGFRFAKNGLTYYGYFEAAVSADGQSFAVIRYAYNTEAEVPITTPSTVDAFNFPLPTLNTIDFGTKVTYTNYPNPFNEVINISSGLFLGKKVDILIYNNLGQTVFAKSYDKADDTISIDGSNFVTGFYFLKVTVDSKDEVVKKIIKN, from the coding sequence ATGAAGAAATTTTTACATTCACTAGCGCTGTGTTTTCTTTTGAGTATCCAAGGGATTCATGCACAAGAGTTAAATGATGCTTTTCACAGTTGTAATACTAAAGAAGCTAATGACTTGCTATTAAAGAATAATCCGAATTCTCTAAAAGAGCATAATGCTTTTAATCTTTTTAGTAAGGAATATGCAAAAAAACTAAAAACAAAAAAGGTAGCAGCTAATACCCATTATATTATACCTGTTGTTTTTCATGTGTATGGGACATCATTTAATGGTAAAACAGTTACTTTAGAAAAGATAAAAGATGCTTTATTACGTCTTAATGAAGATTTTAAGGGTTTAAATGATGATTTCAATACAGTTGAACCTTTTTTTCAAGCAAGAAGAGGAACTTTAGATATTGAGTTTAGACTGGCTCAAATTGACCCTAATGGGAAGTGTACTACTGGAGTTGTTTTTGAAAAGAAAAAAGACGGATACGGTAACCCGTCTGGTTACAATGATCAAATTCAAGCTGATGCATGGGATAATTATAAGTATATGAACGTATATATTCAGAATGAGTTATACGCAGATGGGAGAATGAATGAATCTGGGGTTTGTTGGTATCCTGATTCTGGGATGTCTGATAACGGTTTGGCAAGATGTGTTTATAATGGAGCTTATTTAGGAGCAAACACTGATAAGGAATTTGCATCTGTACTTACACATGAATTTGGACATTTTTTGAATTTAATTCACACTTTTGATGGTGGTTGTACAGGGACAGATGAGGTAGATGATACTCCTATTGAAGACGGATTAAATAAGTTGGGTTGTACTCCAGGGACTAACTGTAGTGGTGACAAGGTAAATATAGAAAACTATATGGGATACAATGCTGCAGCTGGATGTAGCAAAATGTTTACACAAGGACAAGTGGCAAGAATGGAAGCTGCTTTACAACATCCAGCAAGAAGAACACTATGGGCTGCACAAAATTTAATTGATACTGGTGTTACAAGCGCAGGAAGTAGTTTAACCGCAGACGTAACAAGTTTTAAAGAAGATGTTACTAATAATGGCGCTTTTTCTAGCTCTTCTAAAATTACCCTAAATGGTACCACCTTTACTAAATCTACAGGAACATTAACTTCAGGTGTAGATTTTACTGCCAATTTACCTGCTGGTTTAACCGCTATCATTACAATTAATACAACGACACAAGCTACACTTACTATTAGTGGTACAGCAACGAATCATAGTGTAAGTAATAATACTTCTGGGGGAATTACTTTTTTGAATCCAGCAATTACTGGTGGTGTGAGTAGTATGCTTTGTGATGATTTAAGTTGGAGTTTTAAGTTTAGAAATCCTTATGGAATTTATTTTGTTGATATTAATGATCCAACTGTTTCTACAGGATCTATTGGTTGGACGCCATTTTCTATAGAAAAAGGAGATTTTCCAAAGTTTGGTGCGTGGATTTATGATGGTAAGTATTTGAAAGTAGAAACTTATGGAAAAAAATTGGTTACCGATGTCGGCACAAAAAATATTACTCCGCTTGGTTTTAACACTGCAATTAATGCAAGTAGTAATTTTACAGCACCGGGTTCAACCCCAGGTCAATTAGATATTAGAACTCCTACTTACACTGTGTGGGATGGTAAAACTAATTATATTGGTTTTGAATATTCGATTGATGGAGAAACATGTTATGGATGGTTCAAAGCTGTAGTTTCAGCAGATGGTTCAGAATATAGTATTTTAGAATACGCATATAACACACAACCTGGAGGTACAATTTATACTGGAACGACAGATAAGATTGGTTTAAATGCTTCTACTAATACCTTTTTAGAAGCACTTAGTAATGATGGAAGTATTACTCAGGTTTGCTCTTTTAAACTAACTACCAATAATGGGACTTTCGTTAAGAATTCAGGTGAATTAACGCCAAATACTGATTATACCATTACAGGAGTTCCAGCAGGTCTTACTGCAAAATTAAATGTTATTAGCAATAACGAAGTGCAGTTGGCTTTTATAGGTAATGCAACAAACCATTTAAAAGCAAATAATACTTCGGTAACGGTTACATTTTTAGATCCCGCTATTACTGGAGGGGTTGGAGTATTATCTAGTACTGGTGCCACGATTGCTATTAAATTCAGAGATCCTTACATCACAAAACATGAAATTGTAAATGAAAAGGTAGATCCCACACATACTTGGACTAAATTCAGTATTACGGCAAATACTGACGATCCTTGGTATGGTATTTTTATAGACAAAGGAAATTTGAAATTTGAAACCTATACTAAGTCTCTCGTTTGTGAGGGCAGTTCTTTAAATATTACTTTTATTGATGAGAATCAGACTATAGGCGGAAATAGTAATTTTGTCGCAGGGAAAGCATATCCTAATTTACATAATCTAAGAGATGTAAATTATAAATCTTGGGATGGAAGAACTGGATATATTGGTTTTAAATTCATTATGGATGGTGAGCCTTGTTATGGATGGTTTAAAGTAAAAGTGAATGCTAAAGGAACCGAATACACTTTATTGGAATATTTTTATAATACAAAACCTTATGAAAGTGTAACTACTGACCCACTTCCTGTAAATCCTTTAGTACATTTGTACAATAAACAGGATGTAATTGTAGAAGATGTTTTAATCAACGACGGAAGCTTTAGTACAAAAATTGATATTTCGTTACTTAGAAATGGAGGAGCATTTACAAAAAGTTCAGGAAATTTAGTAGAAGGAACAGATTTTACAGTAGCAGGTTTGCCTGCTGGTTTAACAGCTAGTATTAAAATAACAAGTAGTTCAACAGCTGAGCTAAGTTATACAGGAAAGGCTACAGCTAATGAACAGATTAATGGAACTACGGCAACAGTTACGTTCTTAAATCCAGCAATTTCTGGAGGAGTAGCCGTACTGGACTCTAATTATTTTACAACTAAGTTTGTATTTTATAATGCCTACAAAATTATTGAAGTTGATTTGCCAACCCCTTTAACGGCTTCTGCGGCTAAAACATGGACTAAATTCAGCATTACGGCTGATGCTGATAATTCTGAGTATGGTGTTTTTGTACAGAATGGAAATTTGAAATTAGAAACATATACAAAATCTATTGTTTGTGAAGGTAATTCTTTAAACATTACATTGATTGGGCCAAATCAACGTATTGATGGCAGCAATAATTTTGTAGTAGGAGGTAACTATCTTAATTTGCATAATCTAAGAGATACAAATTATAAAGCTTGGGATGGAAAAACAGGGTATATAGGTTTTAGATATGCCAAAGACGGATTTTATCATTATGGATATTTTGTAGCTACAGTAAGTGCAGACGGACTAAGTTATTCTATAACAAAATATGCATACAATACGGCTCCTACTGCTCCTATCACAACTCCTCAGTCCGGGGCAGTTAAGATGACCAATACACCAGCTGCAATTACGGAAGATAAACTAACTAATGATGGGATTTTTAGTACTACTATTGCTGTACAATTGACAACAAGTGGTGGGACTTTTACAAAAAGCTCAGGAAATTTAGTTGAAGGAACAGATTTTACAGTAGCAGGTTTACCAGCAGGTTTAACGGCTAGTATAAGTATCGTAAATAATACTACAGCTGAGGTGCGATATATAGGTAAAGCAACAGCACATGAAGTGGCTAATGCATCTACAGCAACAATTACCTTTTTAAACCCTGCTATTACTGGAGGTGTAGCAGTTCTAGAGAGCAAATCGTTTACTACTGGATTTACTTTTATAAATGCATATAATGTAGTTAAAGTAGATTTACCAAATCCTATTATAGTATCTGCCACTAATGCTTCGGGTTCATTTAAAATTACAGCAGATGTAGATGCAAATGATAATGAGTTTGCTTTGTTTTATGCTGCGGATGGTTTGAAATTTTTAACCAACAAAGGATTAGTAAGTGAATTAGGAACAAGTAAAATAAGTTATGTGGGAACAAGCCGTGAGATTGGTGGAACTAATAACTGGAATCCATCAGGAACGGCAGTAATTAGTAATCCTGGTTATAACAGTTGGAATGGAAAAGCTGGATTCATTGGGTTTAGATTTGCTAAAAATGGCTTGACATATTATGGTTATTTTGAAGCAGCAGTAAGTGCAGATGGTCAAAGTTTTGCAGTAATACGATATGCTTATAATACAGAAGCAGAAGTTCCAATTACAACACCTAGTACTGTTGATGCATTTAATTTCCCTTTGCCTACTTTGAATACAATTGATTTTGGAACAAAAGTAACTTATACGAATTATCCAAATCCGTTTAATGAAGTAATAAATATTAGTTCTGGTTTATTCTTAGGAAAAAAAGTAGACATTTTGATTTATAACAATTTAGGACAAACTGTGTTTGCTAAATCATATGATAAGGCTGATGATACCATATCTATTGATGGTAGTAATTTTGTAACTGGTTTTTATTTCTTGAAAGTGACCGTAGATTCAAAAGATGAGGTTGTTAAAAAGATAATTAAAAATTAA
- a CDS encoding MGH1-like glycoside hydrolase domain-containing protein: protein MKQITTISLLLALFANTIIAQNTFPNLEASKNSLNYKGNPTSATDRKSLAFSDKGAWFGFGFLEPSETQSGFSGPYLLTEQNGVWISPSFLSLHLNDKNKQEQVNWKTALVAQNSYNSHLEQEFKNDKLDVKQLLVFSSGHSAIQKTSITNRSKETITLYPSFDSKLFLDNVKLSSEGQILKIVSSKSKAIGYTQFLNTKATIEITKNGYSAQIEKLTLKPNETAAILVSQTFIFPEYSWQKEQQNLSKENFNTVLNTVQKEKENQLTQLIAHKKAVYKDPVYSNLIAKTVLTLQTNSRIAAEGLKHEGIFPSYNYEWFNGFWAWDSWKHAVAAVNYNPELAKNQMRALFDYQKPNGFIPDCVYRDTLIEPNNYRNTKSPLAAWAIWKIYEKTKDSNFLKEFYPKLKSYHNWWYKERDHDQDGLCEFGSTDGTLIAGKWESGMDNAVRFDNSQILKNADKAFSIDQESVDLNSYLYAEKGYLKQMAQVLKLDEESKKWQNESVALKTKIQNQFWDASTGWFYDTSIDGKSFVKEMGCEGYLPLWAEVATTEQAKVIKDNMLNPATFNTLIPLPTLAANHPKFKPEGGYWRGPIWLDQSYFAINGLEKYGYTNEANQLAHKLIHNAEGVLEKGGAIRENYQPITGKGLESYNFGWSAAHYLMLLLKN, encoded by the coding sequence ATGAAACAGATCACAACAATTTCACTTTTATTAGCGCTTTTTGCCAACACTATTATTGCTCAAAATACATTTCCAAACTTAGAAGCCAGTAAAAACAGCCTAAACTACAAAGGAAACCCAACAAGTGCAACCGACAGAAAATCTTTGGCTTTTTCAGATAAAGGAGCTTGGTTTGGATTTGGCTTTTTAGAGCCATCCGAAACCCAAAGTGGTTTTTCGGGGCCTTATTTATTAACTGAACAAAATGGTGTTTGGATAAGTCCTTCGTTTCTTTCACTACATCTTAACGATAAAAATAAACAGGAACAAGTTAACTGGAAAACAGCTTTAGTAGCCCAAAATAGCTACAACAGCCATTTAGAACAGGAATTTAAGAATGATAAATTAGATGTAAAACAACTGTTAGTATTTTCCTCTGGACATTCAGCAATCCAAAAAACGAGTATTACGAATCGATCAAAAGAGACAATAACATTATATCCTTCATTTGATTCAAAACTATTTTTAGATAATGTAAAACTTTCCAGTGAAGGTCAAATATTAAAAATTGTTTCCTCAAAAAGCAAGGCTATTGGGTATACTCAGTTTTTGAATACTAAAGCCACAATTGAAATCACGAAAAATGGATACAGTGCCCAAATTGAAAAGCTAACTCTAAAACCGAATGAAACTGCAGCAATACTGGTTTCTCAAACTTTCATTTTTCCAGAATACTCTTGGCAAAAAGAACAGCAAAATTTATCAAAAGAAAATTTCAATACCGTTCTTAACACTGTTCAAAAAGAAAAAGAAAATCAGTTAACTCAATTAATAGCTCATAAAAAAGCCGTCTATAAAGATCCTGTTTATTCAAATCTTATTGCTAAAACAGTGCTCACGCTACAAACCAATTCCAGGATTGCCGCTGAAGGATTGAAACATGAAGGTATTTTCCCTAGTTACAACTACGAATGGTTTAATGGTTTTTGGGCATGGGACAGCTGGAAACATGCTGTTGCCGCAGTAAATTACAATCCCGAATTGGCCAAAAACCAAATGCGTGCCTTATTTGATTACCAGAAACCAAATGGATTCATTCCTGATTGTGTTTATAGAGACACATTAATTGAGCCTAATAATTACAGAAACACAAAGTCTCCTCTTGCGGCTTGGGCTATCTGGAAAATTTATGAAAAAACGAAAGACTCCAATTTCTTGAAAGAGTTTTATCCAAAACTAAAATCCTATCACAACTGGTGGTATAAAGAACGAGATCATGATCAAGACGGATTATGCGAATTTGGTTCTACAGATGGTACTTTGATCGCTGGAAAATGGGAAAGCGGTATGGATAATGCCGTTCGTTTTGACAACAGTCAGATCTTAAAAAATGCAGATAAAGCTTTTTCTATAGACCAGGAAAGTGTTGACTTAAATTCTTATTTATATGCCGAAAAAGGTTATTTAAAACAAATGGCACAAGTTTTGAAACTAGATGAAGAATCTAAAAAATGGCAAAACGAAAGTGTAGCATTAAAAACAAAAATTCAAAATCAATTTTGGGATGCCTCAACAGGCTGGTTTTATGACACTTCTATTGATGGAAAATCTTTTGTAAAAGAAATGGGATGTGAAGGATACTTACCGCTTTGGGCAGAAGTAGCAACTACTGAACAAGCAAAAGTAATAAAAGATAATATGCTTAATCCTGCCACTTTTAATACTTTGATTCCATTACCAACATTGGCAGCCAATCACCCGAAGTTCAAACCTGAAGGAGGTTATTGGAGAGGTCCGATTTGGCTAGACCAAAGCTATTTTGCCATAAACGGATTAGAGAAATATGGTTATACTAACGAAGCAAATCAATTGGCACATAAACTCATTCACAATGCCGAAGGAGTTTTGGAAAAAGGAGGTGCTATTCGAGAAAATTACCAACCTATCACAGGTAAAGGTTTAGAATCCTATAACTTTGGTTGGTCAGCAGCTCATTATTTGATGCTTCTTTTGAAAAATTAA